One genomic window of Borreliella burgdorferi B31 includes the following:
- a CDS encoding VWA domain-containing protein, with product MKKIFLFLFISFYLFGFEDSSLKIGIDDVYVEAHEEGFHLFIRKKPAIKSVILTESFEIPDKKKDVATYSFRTLSYNKVNGDEIRILNGRVIKNKELLSLTSSTPVPNKKFGEAFHILIPKKLKYGFPNFSTRSGDIDLEVLKSKKEPFWFSIRSFEKKYNDYLGRYQDNAYELLFKDDQNQGKIEFNELKDTFTKFSDEVVIANNGIDIVDKINKILKNSEDSVYDLDLVLVVDVTDSMKSNIEILKEHLFSIIEPQLQKFKSYRIGLVFYKDYLEDFLTKAFDFNTIPYLNNILKYVNVGGGGDYPEAVFEGIDAAVTQFDWRAERRFIIVIGDAPPHEYPRGSIVYKDVINSAKEKDITIYGIIFQ from the coding sequence ATGAAGAAAATTTTTTTATTTCTTTTTATTAGTTTTTATTTGTTTGGATTTGAAGATAGTTCTTTGAAAATAGGTATTGATGATGTTTATGTTGAGGCTCATGAAGAGGGATTTCATCTTTTTATTAGAAAAAAACCTGCAATCAAATCAGTAATATTGACAGAGTCTTTTGAAATTCCTGATAAGAAAAAAGATGTGGCTACTTATTCATTTCGTACATTAAGTTATAATAAGGTTAATGGAGATGAAATTCGGATTTTAAATGGAAGAGTTATTAAGAATAAAGAACTTTTATCATTGACATCTTCCACCCCTGTTCCTAATAAAAAGTTTGGAGAAGCTTTTCATATATTGATTCCAAAAAAATTAAAATATGGATTTCCAAATTTTTCAACAAGAAGTGGTGATATTGACTTAGAAGTATTAAAAAGTAAAAAAGAGCCCTTTTGGTTTTCTATAAGATCTTTTGAGAAAAAATATAATGATTATTTGGGCAGATATCAAGACAATGCTTATGAATTGCTTTTCAAGGATGATCAAAATCAGGGAAAAATTGAATTTAATGAATTAAAAGATACTTTTACAAAATTTTCAGATGAGGTTGTTATTGCTAATAATGGCATTGATATTGTTGATAAAATAAACAAAATTTTAAAAAACTCAGAAGATTCAGTTTATGATTTAGATTTAGTGCTTGTTGTTGATGTTACTGATAGTATGAAAAGCAATATTGAGATTCTAAAAGAGCATTTGTTTTCAATAATAGAACCTCAACTTCAAAAGTTTAAATCCTACAGAATAGGTCTTGTTTTTTATAAAGACTATCTTGAAGATTTTTTAACCAAAGCTTTTGATTTTAATACTATTCCTTATTTAAATAATATTCTTAAGTATGTTAATGTTGGTGGCGGTGGGGATTATCCAGAAGCTGTTTTTGAGGGGATTGATGCTGCTGTGACCCAATTTGATTGGCGGGCAGAAAGAAGGTTTATTATTGTTATAGGAGATGCACCTCCTCATGAGTATCCAAGAGGGTCTATTGTTTATAAAGATGTTATCAATTCTGCAAAGGAAAAAGATATTACAATTTATGGAATAATATTTCAGTAA
- a CDS encoding LysM peptidoglycan-binding domain-containing protein translates to MNIKNKLISLLIVVAISFIACKTPPESRESKNAKIAQPDNKNFQLRDIKDIKNELIRERGHLFYSKEFNEAERLEEAMKQSFSKKKAIEGNEIALKVLERYKTIIRETREKKEKTNYLKENIEKYLNDAEANEAYIWIPLEIDEVNNLYFEATRKYKNYDLDNALDMYSKAFNRAQQAAKNAKEAKALKETDERMYKQLKALEAASNLPIYSNNKLIKPSPWNGRAFIKERNSHLNLLNTNKDTYLLGEAEISIPIVLAYEEKVEIAKNSKPQEQFKTLELIERSRTLWEKGVEAKNVKNFRLANELFLESARYLEAYQSNASSELYVIKIGNTLWGISKKLYNDPYLWPKIWFANRQKIQNPDLIHSNWKIIIPAK, encoded by the coding sequence ATGAATATAAAGAATAAATTAATATCGCTGCTAATTGTAGTAGCAATCTCTTTTATCGCATGCAAAACGCCTCCAGAATCAAGAGAGAGTAAAAATGCTAAAATTGCACAACCAGATAATAAAAATTTTCAATTAAGAGATATAAAAGACATTAAAAATGAACTAATAAGAGAACGGGGACATCTTTTTTATTCCAAAGAGTTTAATGAAGCTGAAAGATTAGAAGAAGCAATGAAACAAAGTTTTTCCAAAAAAAAAGCAATAGAAGGAAATGAAATTGCTCTAAAAGTACTTGAAAGATACAAAACAATAATAAGAGAAACGAGGGAAAAAAAAGAAAAAACAAATTACCTTAAAGAAAATATTGAAAAGTATCTAAACGATGCAGAAGCAAATGAAGCATACATATGGATCCCGCTGGAAATCGACGAAGTAAATAATTTATATTTTGAAGCAACAAGAAAATATAAAAATTACGATCTTGATAATGCCCTTGACATGTATAGCAAGGCCTTTAACAGAGCACAACAAGCAGCAAAAAATGCCAAAGAAGCTAAAGCTTTAAAAGAAACTGATGAGAGAATGTACAAACAATTAAAAGCACTTGAAGCGGCTTCCAACTTACCAATTTATAGCAATAATAAGCTTATAAAGCCATCTCCATGGAATGGTAGAGCATTCATTAAAGAAAGAAACAGTCACTTAAACCTTTTAAATACTAATAAAGACACTTATCTTCTTGGAGAAGCAGAAATTTCAATTCCAATAGTACTCGCATACGAAGAAAAAGTGGAAATAGCAAAAAACTCCAAACCTCAAGAACAATTCAAAACGCTAGAACTTATTGAAAGATCTAGAACATTGTGGGAAAAAGGGGTTGAGGCTAAAAATGTAAAAAACTTTAGACTTGCCAATGAATTATTTTTAGAATCTGCAAGATACCTTGAAGCTTATCAAAGCAATGCAAGCAGCGAGCTTTACGTAATAAAAATAGGCAATACCCTATGGGGCATTTCCAAAAAATTATACAACGATCCTTACTTATGGCCAAAAATTTGGTTTGCCAACAGACAAAAAATACAAAATCCGGATCTAATTCATTCTAACTGGAAGATAATAATTCCTGCCAAATAA
- the bamD gene encoding outer membrane protein assembly factor BamD has product MKKLILLNLIFISCYTINLEKLTKETPYGVYLREAQKAVNVNDYNSALKAYEKMIQNFAHNSNIVATGKYEIAFIYYTTNKTEKAKKIFEELIGNNMEMPKWIKPLAKKILNKIENNKK; this is encoded by the coding sequence ATGAAAAAGCTAATATTACTAAACTTAATATTTATTTCCTGCTATACGATTAACTTAGAAAAATTAACAAAAGAAACTCCTTATGGAGTTTATCTTAGAGAAGCTCAAAAAGCTGTCAATGTCAATGATTATAACTCGGCTTTAAAAGCATACGAAAAAATGATTCAAAATTTCGCTCACAATTCAAATATAGTTGCTACTGGTAAATATGAAATTGCATTCATATACTATACAACAAACAAAACAGAAAAAGCAAAAAAAATCTTTGAAGAGTTAATAGGAAATAATATGGAAATGCCTAAATGGATTAAGCCTTTAGCTAAAAAAATATTAAATAAAATAGAAAATAATAAAAAATAA